A region of Longimicrobium sp. DNA encodes the following proteins:
- a CDS encoding M56 family metallopeptidase, with protein sequence MIEWLAGAGEFALAVTLKASLLVVLGFLAAALLRDRSAAQRHLVWSVALAAAAAMPLLQLALPSIEVAVLPAPVSAPASVVVANPVAPAAVEVRSAPVSTTAPAAAPALPSPTVLLAGLWLLGVLALSVRLAAGVLRVWWIERRSSEVTDDAWVRLTDTLSRRLKLGRIVTLLRAEPAAVPMTWGVFRPVVVLPGESAEWDEERRTVVLAHELAHVRRWDALTQWVAHVAVVVHWYNPLVWMASRRLHDERERACDDAVLAIGARPSAYADHLLTLVQSLGRSEGPVAALAMARRSQFEGRLLAILDRAIPRRGVSRTALASSVVLALAAAAPLSALRATQRTAPASQNHARMPSATLPVASTAAPGAGRAQTSARTVKGMPGAPSTTALPPAATVAGRDTGDVSEMLAAVGLIGSSEERTRVLIDLLTYRRLSPGESVTFLERAGEMESANSVHRVLVAALDHLPIGERRVRDAFFRALEGMGSNAEKRDVLIAALQRYGDDVALASAVFRATHTMSSDANRREVLVAGVQARRVDARTRGDFMAALAAIQSDYERSMVVTALGGMPGPTTTTAAGGAVWNSTTTHRHIEDEVERYRTVLAARKVRLSPARDEIAAIAAGGSFTLHETRADGGSSRSLKVTPSASGALQYEYRVDGAARPFDASARTWMRELIRSSAN encoded by the coding sequence ATGATCGAGTGGCTGGCGGGGGCCGGCGAGTTCGCGCTCGCGGTGACGCTCAAGGCGTCGCTGCTCGTGGTGCTGGGATTCCTGGCGGCGGCGTTGCTGCGCGACCGGAGCGCGGCGCAGCGCCACCTGGTGTGGAGCGTCGCCCTCGCCGCGGCGGCCGCGATGCCGCTGCTGCAGCTCGCCCTGCCGAGCATCGAGGTGGCGGTCCTCCCCGCGCCAGTCTCCGCGCCGGCAAGCGTGGTCGTGGCGAACCCCGTGGCACCGGCGGCGGTCGAGGTACGGTCGGCGCCGGTGAGCACGACCGCTCCCGCCGCCGCGCCCGCGCTGCCAAGTCCTACCGTGCTGCTGGCGGGGCTGTGGCTGCTGGGTGTGCTCGCGCTGAGCGTACGGCTGGCGGCGGGCGTGCTGCGCGTGTGGTGGATCGAGCGCCGCTCCAGCGAGGTGACCGACGACGCGTGGGTGCGGCTCACCGACACCCTTTCGCGGCGGCTGAAGCTGGGGCGCATCGTCACCCTGCTGCGCGCCGAGCCCGCGGCGGTGCCGATGACGTGGGGCGTATTCCGGCCGGTGGTGGTGCTCCCCGGCGAGTCGGCGGAGTGGGACGAGGAGCGGCGCACGGTGGTGCTGGCGCACGAGCTGGCGCACGTGCGGCGCTGGGACGCGCTCACGCAGTGGGTGGCGCACGTTGCGGTGGTCGTCCACTGGTACAACCCGCTGGTGTGGATGGCCTCGCGCCGCCTGCACGACGAGCGCGAGCGCGCCTGCGATGACGCGGTGCTCGCCATCGGCGCGCGTCCCTCCGCCTACGCGGACCACCTGCTGACGCTGGTGCAGTCGCTCGGCCGCTCCGAAGGGCCGGTGGCCGCGCTCGCGATGGCGCGCCGGTCGCAGTTCGAGGGGCGCCTCCTGGCCATCCTGGACCGCGCCATCCCCAGGCGCGGCGTGTCGCGCACGGCGCTGGCGTCCTCGGTGGTGCTCGCCCTGGCCGCCGCGGCGCCGCTCTCCGCGCTCCGGGCCACGCAGCGGACCGCGCCGGCTTCGCAGAATCACGCGCGCATGCCGTCGGCGACGCTGCCCGTAGCATCCACGGCCGCGCCCGGGGCGGGTCGCGCGCAAACGTCTGCCCGGACGGTGAAAGGCATGCCGGGTGCGCCGTCCACGACCGCGCTTCCGCCGGCCGCAACCGTCGCGGGCCGGGACACGGGTGACGTTTCGGAGATGCTGGCGGCCGTGGGGTTGATCGGCTCGTCGGAGGAGCGGACCCGGGTGCTGATCGACCTGCTGACGTACCGGCGGCTCTCCCCCGGCGAGTCCGTCACGTTCCTGGAAAGGGCGGGCGAGATGGAGTCCGCGAACAGCGTGCACCGCGTGCTGGTGGCCGCCCTCGACCACCTTCCGATCGGCGAGCGGCGCGTGCGCGACGCCTTCTTCCGCGCCTTGGAGGGGATGGGCTCCAACGCGGAGAAGCGGGACGTGCTGATCGCGGCGCTGCAGCGCTACGGCGATGATGTGGCGCTCGCCTCCGCCGTCTTCCGCGCGACCCACACCATGTCGTCGGACGCCAACCGGCGGGAGGTGCTGGTCGCCGGGGTGCAGGCGCGCCGGGTGGACGCCCGCACCCGCGGCGACTTCATGGCGGCGCTGGCGGCGATCCAGTCGGACTACGAGCGGTCGATGGTCGTCACCGCGCTCGGTGGGATGCCCGGCCCCACGACGACGACCGCGGCCGGCGGTGCCGTCTGGAACAGCACCACCACGCACCGTCACATCGAAGACGAAGTGGAGCGTTACCGGACCGTGCTCGCCGCGCGCAAGGTGCGCCTCAGCCCCGCGCGCGACGAGATCGCCGCGATCGCCGCGGGCGGCTCGTTCACGCTGCACGAGACGCGTGCGGACGGGGGCAGCTCGCGGTCGCTCAAGGTGACGCCTTCCGCGTCCGGAGCGCTGCAGTACGAGTACCGTGTGGATGGCGCCGCGCGCCCCTTCGACGCCAGCGCCCGCACCTGGATGCGGGAGCTGATCCGCTCCAGCGCCAACTAG
- a CDS encoding DUF5916 domain-containing protein, whose translation MRSLSWWYTMAAALAVLALPAAAQDAAPARKQARAERIAGRAPVIDGRLDDEAWSAATPITDFTQKLPTEGAAPTAATEVRILFDAAYVYVGARMQAVPEGIRAPLTRRDVPLLAEHIRVSFDTYLDRRTAYSFGVTAAGARIDGYHGGDSESMDFKYEPVWEVRTARDSAGWTAELRIPLSQLRFIARPEQTWGLNITRWIPSREESLYWVVIPASQSGYASRFGELTGLSGVRPVRRIEAMPYVSTGATLRSGVDPADPFTDAREGAVRAGADLKVGLGSNLTLDATVNPDFGQVEADPAEVNLGVFETFFGEKRPFFTEGSQLLSGGGNSYFYSRRIGAAPRGAASGDFVRRPDDSTILGAAKLTGRLPSGLSVGLLGAVTDRERARVYHADEDSVALVDVEPRTAYAVGSVQQQIGKSGSTIGATLTAVARDLEGGSPLAARLPAGAWSGGVDWDLRFGKGAYQVSGFAGGSHVRGDSLAVLRLQRSSARYFQRPDAGHLEVDPSRTSMAGYTGGLTVARISGEHWLWSTGASVESPGLELNDAGQLATADDISAYAQLQYRQTKPRGAFRSYDVFLTSDAEWNLDGVRMGGAVALDAVGTWRNRWRSDFSAFYQPRAQSVSASRGGPLVGTRAQWAVINRLASSSAARFRWNGRVYYGENEDGRATYRLSGGVAFRPGPRWQLSIDPNYLRTTPVRQYVATLNDGPEATFGKRYVFASVGRSEFFAQIRLNYLFTPDLSLEFYAEPFASSGRYHTFGELPSAGSHELALYGSDTTRVRREGNSTRVFGAPRDAVVEDFNVRSFRSNAVLRWEWRRGSSLFVVWQQDRAGERDEIAPVGVRSLAEALDAPGDHRLAIKMTYWIPVR comes from the coding sequence ATGCGATCCCTCTCCTGGTGGTACACGATGGCGGCGGCGCTGGCCGTCCTGGCGCTCCCCGCGGCGGCGCAGGATGCGGCGCCCGCGCGCAAGCAGGCGCGGGCAGAGCGCATCGCCGGGCGCGCGCCGGTGATCGACGGGCGGCTGGACGACGAGGCGTGGAGCGCCGCCACACCCATCACCGACTTCACCCAGAAGCTCCCCACCGAAGGCGCGGCGCCCACCGCGGCGACCGAGGTGCGCATCCTCTTCGACGCCGCGTACGTCTACGTGGGCGCGCGGATGCAGGCGGTGCCGGAGGGGATCCGCGCGCCGCTCACCCGGCGCGACGTGCCGCTGCTGGCGGAGCACATCCGCGTCTCCTTCGACACGTACCTGGACCGCCGCACCGCGTACAGCTTCGGCGTGACGGCGGCGGGCGCGCGCATCGACGGCTACCACGGCGGCGACAGCGAGTCGATGGACTTCAAGTACGAGCCCGTCTGGGAGGTGCGCACCGCGCGCGACTCGGCGGGGTGGACGGCGGAGCTGCGCATACCGCTCAGCCAGCTTCGCTTCATCGCGCGCCCCGAGCAGACGTGGGGGCTCAACATCACCCGCTGGATCCCCAGCCGCGAAGAGAGCCTGTACTGGGTCGTCATCCCCGCCAGTCAGAGCGGCTACGCGTCTCGCTTCGGCGAGCTCACGGGGCTCAGCGGGGTGCGCCCGGTGCGCCGCATCGAGGCGATGCCGTACGTATCTACCGGCGCGACGCTGCGCAGCGGCGTGGACCCCGCCGATCCGTTCACCGACGCGCGGGAGGGCGCCGTACGCGCCGGCGCGGATCTCAAGGTGGGCCTGGGATCGAACCTCACGCTCGACGCCACCGTCAACCCGGACTTCGGGCAGGTGGAGGCGGACCCGGCCGAGGTGAACCTGGGCGTGTTCGAGACCTTTTTCGGCGAGAAGCGGCCCTTCTTCACCGAGGGGAGCCAGCTCCTCTCGGGCGGCGGCAACAGCTACTTCTACTCCAGGCGCATCGGCGCGGCGCCGCGCGGCGCGGCCAGCGGCGACTTCGTGCGGCGGCCGGACGACTCCACCATCCTCGGCGCAGCCAAGCTGACGGGGCGCCTCCCCTCCGGCCTCTCGGTTGGCCTGCTGGGCGCGGTCACGGACCGGGAGCGGGCACGCGTCTACCACGCGGACGAGGACAGCGTGGCGCTGGTGGACGTGGAGCCGCGCACGGCGTACGCGGTGGGAAGCGTGCAGCAGCAGATCGGGAAGAGCGGCTCCACCATCGGCGCGACCCTCACCGCGGTGGCGCGGGACCTGGAGGGCGGCTCCCCGCTGGCGGCGCGCCTCCCCGCAGGCGCGTGGAGCGGCGGGGTCGATTGGGACCTGCGCTTCGGCAAGGGCGCGTACCAGGTGAGCGGCTTCGCGGGCGGAAGCCACGTGCGCGGCGACTCGCTGGCCGTGCTGCGGCTCCAGCGGAGCTCCGCGCGCTACTTCCAACGCCCCGATGCCGGCCACCTGGAGGTCGACCCGTCGCGCACCTCGATGGCGGGGTACACGGGCGGGCTGACCGTGGCGCGCATCAGCGGCGAGCACTGGCTGTGGAGCACCGGCGCCAGCGTGGAGTCGCCGGGGCTGGAGCTGAACGATGCGGGGCAGCTCGCAACCGCAGACGACATCAGCGCGTACGCCCAGCTCCAGTACCGGCAGACGAAGCCGCGCGGCGCCTTCCGCAGCTACGACGTGTTCCTGACCTCCGACGCGGAGTGGAACCTGGACGGCGTGCGCATGGGCGGCGCGGTGGCGCTGGACGCGGTCGGCACCTGGCGCAACCGCTGGCGCAGCGACTTCAGCGCCTTCTACCAGCCCCGCGCGCAGAGCGTGAGTGCGTCGCGCGGCGGGCCGCTGGTGGGGACGCGGGCGCAGTGGGCCGTCATCAACCGGCTGGCCAGCAGCAGCGCGGCGCGGTTCCGCTGGAACGGGCGCGTCTACTACGGCGAGAACGAGGACGGGCGCGCGACGTACCGGCTGAGCGGCGGCGTCGCGTTCCGCCCCGGCCCGCGCTGGCAGCTCTCCATCGACCCCAACTACCTGCGCACCACCCCCGTCCGCCAGTACGTCGCTACGCTGAACGATGGGCCGGAGGCGACGTTCGGGAAGCGCTACGTCTTCGCGTCGGTGGGGCGCAGCGAGTTCTTTGCGCAGATCCGCCTCAACTACCTCTTCACCCCGGACCTGTCGCTGGAGTTCTACGCCGAGCCGTTCGCGTCCAGCGGGCGCTACCACACCTTTGGCGAGCTGCCGTCGGCGGGGAGCCACGAGCTGGCGCTGTACGGAAGCGACACCACGCGCGTGCGGCGCGAGGGGAACTCCACGCGCGTCTTTGGCGCCCCGCGCGACGCGGTGGTGGAGGACTTCAACGTGCGCTCCTTTCGAAGCAACGCGGTGCTGCGCTGGGAGTGGCGGCGCGGAAGCTCGCTCTTCGTGGTCTGGCAGCAGGACCGCGCCGGCGAGCGCGACGAGATCGCTCCCGTCGGCGTGCGCTCGCTGGCGGAAGCGCTGGACGCGCCCGGCGACCACCGCCTTGCGATCAAGATGACGTACTGGATTCCGGTGCGGTGA
- a CDS encoding energy transducer TonB: MDTPGQSAPQDDAGVYDISSVEVKPSLSNGSDVARALERNYPPLLRDAGVGGTVMLSFRVNEDGRVDPTTIEVVSSDNEQFSEAAKKVVERMRFSPSKVNDRPVKVLVQIPITFQPQS; the protein is encoded by the coding sequence GTGGACACGCCCGGCCAGTCCGCTCCTCAAGACGACGCGGGTGTCTACGATATCTCCTCGGTGGAGGTGAAGCCCTCGCTCTCCAACGGCAGCGACGTGGCGCGCGCGCTGGAGCGGAACTACCCGCCGCTGCTTCGTGACGCAGGCGTCGGCGGCACGGTGATGCTCAGCTTCCGCGTGAACGAGGACGGCCGCGTGGACCCCACGACCATCGAGGTCGTGTCCAGCGACAACGAGCAGTTCTCCGAGGCGGCCAAGAAGGTGGTGGAGCGCATGCGATTCAGCCCATCCAAGGTGAACGACCGCCCGGTGAAGGTGCTGGTGCAGATCCCGATCACCTTTCAGCCACAATCGTAA
- a CDS encoding ABC transporter permease: protein MRWMNRVRPRRWGAEMAADVRYAMRGLRRSPGFTATAVLTLALGIGASSAVFSAVSTVLLAPLPYPHPERLVRIYHQNSGFDRGTLSAADWQGIREQQRSFESVALFRTGGAALTTREGAEWVKVGWGTAGLFRTLGVRMARGGGFREGDDRTGAALKVVVGDEFARRHFGGADPVGRPLVLDRVSYTVAGVLPPGVRELAGVEAEVWPILQPPVPTRRGPFGLHGIGRLRAGVTQEAAARELAGISARVVAQWANGAPDRSVRYTPVPLRDVLLGDAGRSLRLFGGAVFLVLLIAIANVANLVLVRASGRGREIAVRTALGAPRERLARMLLTESLVLGGLGGVAGVAVAALGLKALATVGPRLPRIEEASLDLRVMAFSVAAGLLSGALVGTYPLVAGMSRSIAASLRSGDRGAGAGRGTQLFQGALVAGEFALALPLLLGAGLLLHSFVNLQRVDPGFDPDRVLTARISLPEAAYAEPAEMLRFWDEALRSVKGLPGVEEAGLTTSLPPDNGGDSNNFDLVERPVAPGESEPSVPWALVTPELFGALGVPLVDGRMLERRDDSPDRPVVVVSRSWARRYFPGESAVGKRMYVGGCRECPPSTVVGVVGDVKYSGLAEGAESVYEPARQNPGSTLSLVVRASVSPESLAEPIRQRIRAVDPGVPVRDFATMGERLSTSIATPRSLAWLLGAFAAAALVMAALGVFGVMSYAVAQQRREIAVRIALGADAPRVVRMVMRRGMVRAAAGLAVGAVVSIGAMSAVEAMLFEVRTTDPATMAIATALLLGVAVVACWVPGRRAARIDPARAMAAE from the coding sequence ATGCGCTGGATGAACCGAGTCCGACCACGGCGATGGGGCGCGGAGATGGCGGCGGACGTGCGCTACGCGATGCGCGGGCTGCGCAGGAGCCCGGGCTTCACCGCGACCGCCGTGCTCACGCTGGCGCTGGGGATCGGCGCCAGCTCGGCGGTGTTCAGCGCGGTGAGCACGGTGCTGCTGGCGCCCCTCCCGTACCCGCACCCCGAGCGCCTGGTGCGCATCTACCACCAGAACTCCGGCTTCGACCGCGGCACCCTTTCCGCCGCGGACTGGCAGGGGATCAGGGAGCAGCAGCGCAGCTTCGAATCCGTCGCGCTCTTTCGCACGGGCGGCGCGGCGCTCACCACGCGCGAGGGCGCGGAGTGGGTGAAGGTAGGGTGGGGCACCGCCGGCCTCTTCCGGACGCTGGGCGTGCGGATGGCGCGCGGCGGCGGCTTTCGCGAGGGCGACGACCGCACCGGCGCCGCGCTCAAGGTGGTGGTCGGCGACGAGTTCGCGCGGCGCCACTTCGGCGGCGCGGACCCGGTCGGCCGGCCGCTGGTGCTGGACCGGGTGAGCTACACCGTGGCGGGCGTGCTGCCGCCCGGCGTCAGGGAGCTGGCGGGGGTGGAGGCCGAGGTGTGGCCGATCCTGCAGCCCCCGGTGCCCACGCGCCGCGGCCCGTTCGGGCTGCACGGCATCGGGCGGCTGCGCGCGGGGGTGACGCAGGAGGCCGCCGCGCGCGAGCTGGCCGGGATCAGCGCGCGCGTGGTGGCGCAGTGGGCGAATGGCGCGCCGGACCGCTCCGTCCGCTACACGCCGGTCCCCCTGCGCGACGTGCTGCTGGGCGACGCGGGGCGCTCGCTGCGGCTGTTCGGCGGCGCGGTCTTCCTCGTCCTGCTGATCGCCATCGCCAACGTCGCCAACCTGGTGCTGGTACGCGCATCGGGACGCGGGCGCGAGATCGCGGTGCGCACGGCGCTGGGCGCACCGCGCGAACGGCTCGCGCGCATGCTGCTGACCGAGAGCCTGGTGCTGGGCGGGCTCGGCGGCGTGGCAGGAGTCGCGGTTGCGGCGCTGGGGCTGAAGGCGCTCGCCACCGTCGGTCCACGGCTCCCGCGCATCGAGGAGGCGAGCCTGGACCTGCGCGTGATGGCGTTCAGCGTCGCGGCGGGGCTGCTGAGCGGCGCGCTGGTCGGCACCTATCCGCTGGTGGCGGGGATGTCGCGCTCCATCGCGGCCTCCCTGCGCAGCGGCGACCGCGGAGCTGGCGCCGGACGCGGGACGCAGCTCTTTCAGGGCGCGCTCGTGGCGGGCGAGTTCGCGCTTGCGCTGCCGCTCCTGTTGGGCGCCGGCCTCCTCCTCCACTCGTTCGTGAACCTCCAGCGGGTGGACCCCGGCTTCGATCCGGACCGCGTGCTCACCGCTCGCATCTCCCTTCCCGAGGCCGCCTACGCGGAGCCGGCCGAGATGCTGCGCTTCTGGGACGAGGCGCTGCGCTCGGTGAAGGGGCTGCCCGGTGTGGAAGAGGCCGGGCTCACCACCTCGCTCCCACCCGACAACGGGGGCGACAGCAACAACTTCGACCTCGTGGAGCGCCCCGTCGCCCCCGGCGAGTCGGAGCCGTCGGTACCTTGGGCGCTGGTCACGCCGGAGCTGTTCGGCGCGCTGGGCGTGCCGCTCGTGGACGGGCGCATGCTGGAGCGGCGCGACGACTCCCCCGATCGCCCCGTGGTCGTTGTGAGCCGGTCGTGGGCGCGGCGCTACTTTCCCGGCGAGAGCGCGGTGGGGAAGCGCATGTACGTGGGCGGGTGCCGCGAGTGCCCGCCGTCGACCGTCGTGGGTGTGGTGGGGGACGTGAAGTACTCCGGGCTGGCCGAAGGTGCCGAGTCGGTTTATGAGCCCGCGCGCCAGAATCCGGGCTCCACCCTCAGCCTGGTGGTGCGCGCCAGCGTGTCGCCCGAGAGCCTCGCGGAGCCGATCCGGCAGCGGATCCGCGCGGTGGACCCCGGCGTGCCGGTGCGGGACTTCGCCACGATGGGAGAGCGGCTCTCCACCTCCATCGCCACCCCGCGCAGCCTGGCGTGGCTGCTGGGCGCCTTCGCCGCGGCGGCGCTGGTGATGGCGGCGCTGGGGGTGTTCGGGGTGATGTCGTACGCCGTCGCGCAGCAGCGCCGCGAGATCGCCGTGCGCATCGCACTGGGTGCCGATGCGCCGCGCGTGGTGCGGATGGTGATGCGGCGCGGGATGGTGCGCGCGGCGGCGGGGCTCGCGGTGGGCGCCGTCGTCTCCATCGGGGCGATGAGTGCGGTGGAGGCGATGCTCTTTGAGGTGCGCACCACCGATCCTGCCACGATGGCCATCGCGACGGCGCTGCTGCTGGGGGTGGCGGTGGTGGCGTGCTGGGTTCCAGGCCGGCGCGCGGCACGGATCGATCCCGCGCGGGCGATGGCGGCGGAGTGA
- a CDS encoding class I SAM-dependent methyltransferase, translated as MTDDTLRQIERSWETNAAAWTEAVRDGRIATRRLVTDQAVVDAVLALVPRRVLDLGCGEGWLARALAAAGVEVVGVDASAPLVEAAREAGCAEFHVCSYAELAAASARLGGPFDVVVANFSLLGDPLDDALLGARALLKPGGTLIIQTVHPWSARGDEPYRDGWRTERFAAFGSGFTEPMPWYYRTLESSLHALRQAGLGVDFVSEPLHPETGDPASLILIARAH; from the coding sequence ATGACGGACGACACGCTGCGGCAGATCGAGCGAAGCTGGGAGACCAACGCCGCGGCGTGGACGGAGGCGGTGCGCGACGGTCGCATCGCCACGCGCCGCCTCGTCACCGACCAAGCTGTGGTGGACGCGGTGCTGGCGCTCGTCCCCCGCCGCGTCCTCGACCTCGGCTGCGGCGAGGGATGGCTGGCGCGGGCGCTCGCCGCCGCAGGTGTGGAGGTGGTGGGCGTCGATGCATCGGCGCCGCTGGTGGAGGCGGCGCGCGAGGCCGGCTGCGCCGAGTTCCACGTCTGCTCCTACGCGGAGCTCGCGGCCGCATCCGCCCGCCTCGGCGGCCCGTTCGACGTCGTCGTCGCGAACTTCTCGCTCCTCGGCGACCCCCTCGACGACGCGCTCCTCGGCGCACGCGCGCTGCTGAAGCCCGGCGGAACGCTCATCATCCAGACCGTCCACCCCTGGTCCGCCCGCGGCGACGAGCCGTACCGCGACGGGTGGCGCACGGAGCGGTTCGCCGCGTTCGGGAGCGGGTTCACCGAGCCCATGCCCTGGTACTACCGTACGCTGGAGTCCTCGCTCCACGCGTTGCGCCAAGCGGGCCTCGGCGTCGACTTCGTGAGCGAGCCGCTCCACCCCGAGACCGGCGACCCGGCCTCGCTCATCCTGATCGCACGGGCACACTGA
- a CDS encoding LysE family translocator — MPPVSDLLAFMAATLALNVTPGPDMLYVIARSVGEGRRAGVVSALGISTGTLFHTAAVVLGVSAFLVAYPTAYDLLRYAGAAYLAWLGVRALRTPAREGAEPDVAPAELPAIFRQGVITNVLNPKVAIFFLAFLPQFVDAGRGSVTAQLLVLAALFITSGTLVNVAVALAAGHARTAARRAVASGVLPRVTGFVFLALALRLAIVR; from the coding sequence ATGCCGCCCGTATCCGACCTGCTGGCCTTCATGGCGGCCACGCTCGCGCTGAACGTCACGCCCGGCCCCGACATGCTGTACGTGATCGCGCGCAGCGTGGGGGAGGGAAGGCGCGCGGGCGTGGTCTCGGCGCTGGGCATATCGACGGGGACGCTCTTCCACACGGCGGCGGTGGTGCTCGGGGTGTCGGCCTTCCTGGTCGCCTACCCCACCGCGTACGACCTGCTGCGCTATGCGGGCGCCGCGTACCTGGCGTGGCTGGGCGTGCGCGCACTCCGCACGCCCGCCCGCGAAGGCGCCGAGCCGGACGTGGCGCCGGCGGAGCTGCCCGCGATCTTTCGGCAGGGAGTCATCACCAACGTGCTGAACCCCAAGGTGGCGATCTTCTTCCTCGCCTTCCTCCCGCAGTTCGTGGATGCGGGGCGCGGGAGCGTCACCGCGCAGCTCCTCGTCCTCGCGGCGCTCTTCATCACCTCGGGCACCCTCGTCAACGTCGCCGTCGCGCTCGCCGCCGGCCATGCCCGCACCGCCGCCCGCCGCGCCGTGGCCTCTGGAGTGCTCCCGCGCGTCACGGGTTTCGTCTTCCTCGCCCTCGCGCTGCGCCTGGCAATCGTCCGCTGA